A single genomic interval of Candidatus Rokuibacteriota bacterium harbors:
- the ugpB gene encoding sn-glycerol-3-phosphate ABC transporter substrate-binding protein UgpB, producing MPRTTTLLRSATWACALWAVIALAPAPVSAKTEIHFWHAMTGQLGDATNELVKQFNESQSEYEVKPLRKGSYSETLTAAIAAYRQKQAPHVVQVFEVGTQTMLLSGAVLPVYQLMKEQEIAVEWKDFIAPVVGYYSKDGNLYSMPFNSSTPIFYYNKEAFQKAGLDPSKPPQTWKQVEEYSKKIIAAGAAKCGFSTGWPSWTMVENMHAWHDQPFATKRNGFEAVDVQLLINKEFGVMHLGRLAAWQKDNVYSYGGRAGTADPKFVNGECAMYIQSSALIGGFTRGVKFQWGTGQLPHWGPPYNKATSIIGGATLWVMKGKPAAENRGTAKFLKFLSESNQQMWWHVTTGYLAISNTAVKNLEAGYHFKKFPDQFTAFAQLTKGKATANSQGLRLGNFVQIRDVIEAEMENIFAGKKTSKQGLDAAVAKSNEILKEFAAANKQ from the coding sequence ATGCCACGTACCACGACCCTCTTGCGCTCGGCCACGTGGGCCTGCGCCCTGTGGGCGGTGATTGCCCTCGCGCCCGCGCCGGTCTCGGCCAAGACCGAGATCCACTTCTGGCACGCGATGACCGGCCAGTTGGGCGACGCCACCAACGAGCTCGTGAAGCAGTTCAACGAGAGCCAGTCGGAGTACGAGGTCAAGCCGCTCCGCAAGGGCTCCTATTCCGAGACGCTGACCGCGGCCATCGCCGCCTACCGGCAGAAGCAGGCGCCGCACGTCGTCCAGGTCTTCGAGGTCGGCACGCAGACCATGCTGCTGTCCGGCGCGGTCCTCCCCGTGTACCAGCTGATGAAGGAGCAGGAGATCGCGGTCGAGTGGAAGGACTTCATCGCGCCGGTCGTCGGGTACTACTCGAAGGACGGCAACCTCTATTCCATGCCGTTCAACTCCTCGACGCCGATCTTCTACTACAACAAGGAGGCCTTCCAGAAAGCGGGGCTCGACCCGTCGAAGCCACCGCAGACCTGGAAGCAGGTCGAGGAATACTCGAAGAAGATCATCGCCGCGGGCGCGGCCAAGTGCGGCTTCTCGACGGGCTGGCCGTCGTGGACGATGGTCGAGAACATGCACGCCTGGCACGATCAGCCCTTCGCGACCAAGCGCAACGGGTTCGAAGCGGTCGACGTCCAGCTCCTGATCAACAAGGAGTTCGGCGTGATGCACCTGGGCCGGCTCGCCGCCTGGCAGAAGGACAACGTCTACTCCTACGGCGGGAGGGCGGGGACGGCCGACCCCAAGTTCGTCAACGGCGAGTGTGCCATGTACATCCAGTCCTCGGCGCTCATCGGCGGTTTCACGCGCGGCGTCAAGTTCCAGTGGGGGACGGGACAGCTGCCGCACTGGGGCCCGCCCTACAACAAGGCAACCTCCATCATCGGCGGCGCCACGCTCTGGGTGATGAAGGGCAAGCCGGCCGCCGAGAACCGCGGCACGGCCAAGTTCCTCAAGTTCCTCTCCGAGAGCAACCAGCAGATGTGGTGGCACGTCACCACCGGCTATCTCGCGATCTCCAACACCGCCGTGAAGAATCTCGAGGCGGGCTACCACTTCAAGAAGTTCCCGGACCAGTTCACGGCCTTCGCGCAGCTGACCAAGGGGAAGGCGACCGCGAACAGCCAGGGGCTGCGGCTCGGCAACTTCGTCCAGATCCGTGACGTCATCGAGGCGGAGATGGAGAACATCTTTGCCGGCAAGAAGACGTCCAAGCAGGGACTCGACGCCGCCGTCGCCAAGTCGAACGAGATCTTGAAGGAGTTCGCGGCGGCCAACAAGCAGTAG
- a CDS encoding NADH-quinone oxidoreductase subunit N, whose protein sequence is MTDSILLPVVSLRVIAPAAVLAVTGFVLMLLDLLPPRQRREHMAFVGLAGVAAALVATVLLWGSEESGFQGMVVLDNFTLFLTLVIGYATGLVLLLSIDYLQRLGMETGEFYILVLFAATGMVVMAGANDLIVVFLGLETMSLALYVLAGIFRTRIEAGEASMKYFLLGAFASGFFLYGIALIYGATGSTNFNKIGAAVAAGAARDPLLLIGFGLLLVGFGFKISAVPFHMWTADVYEGAPTSVTAFIATGSKAAAFAALVRVLLVALRPLQGEWAWLFWGLAVLSMTLGNVVAIAQQNLKRMLAYSSIAHVGYMLVGIVAGGSFGNGGVLFYLLVYTFTTAGAFGVILLLERGGEEAVRIGDTAGLAARHPLAALALSVFLLSLVGIPPTAGFVGKFYLFGAAIRSGYIWLAVIGVLNSAVAAYYYLRVIVSMYMREPEGTPTVLAPSFAGALALVVALWGVIQLGIMPAPIFDLAQSAVLPLLR, encoded by the coding sequence ATGACAGACTCGATCCTGCTCCCCGTGGTGAGCCTGCGCGTCATCGCGCCGGCCGCGGTGCTGGCGGTGACGGGCTTCGTCCTGATGCTGCTCGATCTCCTGCCGCCGCGGCAGCGCCGCGAGCACATGGCCTTCGTGGGGCTGGCGGGGGTCGCCGCCGCGCTCGTCGCCACGGTGCTGCTCTGGGGCTCGGAAGAGTCCGGCTTTCAGGGCATGGTCGTGCTTGACAACTTCACCCTGTTCCTGACGCTCGTCATCGGGTACGCGACGGGGCTGGTGCTGCTCCTGTCGATCGACTACCTGCAGCGCCTGGGGATGGAGACGGGCGAGTTCTACATCCTCGTGCTGTTCGCCGCCACGGGCATGGTCGTGATGGCCGGCGCCAACGACCTGATCGTCGTCTTCCTCGGGCTCGAGACCATGTCGCTGGCCCTGTACGTTCTGGCGGGCATCTTCCGCACGCGGATCGAGGCGGGCGAGGCCTCGATGAAGTACTTCCTGCTGGGCGCCTTCGCCTCGGGTTTTTTCCTCTACGGCATCGCGCTGATCTACGGCGCGACGGGCTCGACCAACTTCAACAAGATCGGCGCGGCCGTTGCCGCGGGGGCGGCGCGTGACCCGCTGCTCCTGATCGGTTTCGGGCTCCTCCTGGTGGGCTTCGGCTTCAAGATCTCCGCGGTGCCGTTCCACATGTGGACGGCGGACGTCTACGAGGGCGCCCCGACGTCGGTGACGGCATTCATCGCCACCGGATCGAAGGCCGCGGCCTTTGCGGCGCTGGTGCGGGTGCTGCTCGTGGCGCTCCGGCCGCTCCAGGGCGAGTGGGCGTGGCTCTTCTGGGGGCTGGCCGTGCTGAGCATGACCCTCGGCAACGTGGTCGCCATCGCCCAGCAGAACCTCAAGCGCATGCTCGCGTACTCCTCCATCGCCCACGTCGGCTACATGCTGGTCGGCATCGTCGCGGGCGGCTCTTTCGGCAACGGCGGCGTGCTCTTCTATCTCCTCGTGTACACGTTCACGACGGCCGGCGCCTTCGGCGTGATCCTGCTGCTCGAGCGCGGCGGCGAGGAGGCCGTGCGCATCGGGGACACGGCCGGTCTCGCGGCGCGTCACCCGCTGGCGGCGCTCGCGCTGTCCGTGTTCCTTCTCTCGCTGGTCGGCATTCCGCCGACGGCGGGCTTCGTCGGCAAGTTCTACCTGTTCGGCGCCGCGATCCGGTCGGGCTACATCTGGCTGGCGGTCATCGGCGTGCTCAACTCGGCCGTGGCGGCCTACTACTATCTGCGCGTCATCGTCAGCATGTACATGCGCGAGCCGGAAGGGACGCCGACCGTGCTCGCGCCCTCTTTCGCGGGCGCGCTCGCCCTGGTCGTCGCCCTCTGGGGCGTGATTCAGCTCGGGATCATGCCCGCGCCGATTTTCGATCTGGCACAGTCAGCGGTCCTGCCGCTCCTCCGCTAG
- a CDS encoding ABC transporter permease subunit, whose protein sequence is MQRTVFRSRWLPYLLVFPQMAVTVVFFFWPAFKSLQLSVYRVNPFGDSTRFIGLENFAKLLGDPEYYRSVVNSILFAGSVTVLAVAGSLLMAALATQKIRGLSAYRTLLLWPYGIAPAVAGIIFLFIFHPTYGVLPYFLSFITDYEFNWLLKGWVAMALVVTATAWTHLGYNIAFFIAGLLAIPGAVLEAADVDGAGPLRRFTKIAFPLVSPITFYLVVLNMVFAFFESFGVIDAVTKGGPGDATMIMVYKAYKDGFIGLNAGSSGAQSVILMALVIGLTMLQFKYAEKKVTYR, encoded by the coding sequence ATGCAGCGGACGGTCTTCAGGAGCCGGTGGCTGCCATACCTGCTGGTGTTCCCGCAGATGGCGGTCACCGTCGTGTTCTTCTTCTGGCCGGCGTTCAAGTCGCTGCAGCTGTCGGTCTACCGGGTAAATCCCTTCGGCGACAGCACGCGCTTCATCGGGCTCGAGAACTTCGCCAAGCTCCTGGGCGACCCCGAGTACTACCGGAGCGTCGTCAACTCCATCCTCTTCGCCGGGAGCGTGACCGTGCTTGCGGTGGCGGGGTCGCTGTTGATGGCGGCGCTGGCCACGCAGAAGATCCGGGGCCTCTCGGCGTACCGGACCCTGCTGCTCTGGCCCTACGGCATCGCGCCGGCGGTGGCGGGCATCATCTTCCTCTTCATCTTTCACCCCACCTACGGCGTCCTGCCGTATTTCCTGTCCTTCATCACGGACTACGAGTTCAACTGGCTGCTGAAGGGTTGGGTCGCCATGGCCCTGGTGGTGACCGCGACCGCGTGGACGCACCTCGGCTACAACATCGCCTTCTTCATCGCGGGGCTCCTCGCCATCCCCGGCGCCGTGCTCGAGGCGGCCGACGTTGACGGGGCGGGGCCGCTGCGCCGCTTCACGAAGATCGCCTTCCCGCTGGTCTCGCCCATCACCTTCTACCTCGTGGTCCTCAACATGGTCTTCGCCTTCTTCGAGTCCTTCGGCGTCATCGACGCCGTGACGAAGGGCGGGCCCGGCGACGCGACGATGATCATGGTCTACAAAGCCTACAAGGACGGCTTCATCGGGCTCAACGCGGGCTCGTCGGGGGCGCAGTCAGTCATCCTGATGGCCTTGGTGATCGGCTTGACCATGCTCCAGTTCAAGTACGCAGAGAAGAAAGTGACATACCGGTGA
- a CDS encoding glycerophosphodiester phosphodiesterase family protein, translated as MRTLLVMGWALGAVAVIAGSAGAQDKPATLLAAHRGGSLLWPENSLLAFRNAVALGADFIEFDVHLSRDGEVVVIHDPTLERTTTGAGPVKDRTVAELKALRLKDRTGALTEETVPTLDEVAAVAAKGKRRMLLEIKVDPSRARYPGIEEKVLAILDRHGMAGATVVMAFEASTWRRVRELRPDVATCALYSARMLGRTSLAEELQTLGSAGVRFIGVEHTAVDAAAVAQARAAGIGLGAWTVNDPASMKRQIDAGVAILITDQPDVAKTLLGR; from the coding sequence ATGCGTACTTTGCTCGTGATGGGCTGGGCGCTGGGCGCTGTTGCCGTGATCGCGGGATCCGCCGGCGCGCAGGACAAGCCCGCGACGCTCCTCGCCGCGCACCGGGGCGGGTCGCTGCTCTGGCCCGAGAACAGCCTGCTCGCGTTCCGGAACGCGGTGGCCCTGGGCGCGGATTTCATCGAGTTCGACGTGCACCTCTCGAGGGACGGCGAGGTCGTGGTCATTCACGACCCGACGCTGGAGCGCACCACCACGGGAGCAGGTCCAGTCAAGGACCGCACGGTGGCCGAGCTCAAGGCGCTGCGCCTCAAGGACAGGACGGGCGCGCTGACGGAGGAGACCGTGCCGACGCTCGACGAGGTCGCGGCCGTGGCGGCGAAGGGCAAACGGCGCATGCTCCTCGAGATCAAGGTCGACCCGTCGCGCGCGCGCTACCCGGGCATCGAGGAGAAGGTGCTGGCCATCCTCGACCGCCACGGCATGGCCGGGGCGACAGTCGTCATGGCCTTCGAGGCGTCCACGTGGCGGCGTGTCCGCGAGCTGCGCCCCGACGTCGCGACGTGCGCGCTCTACTCTGCGCGCATGCTTGGACGGACGTCGCTGGCGGAGGAGCTCCAGACGCTGGGCTCAGCGGGCGTTCGCTTCATCGGAGTCGAGCACACCGCGGTGGACGCGGCGGCGGTGGCGCAGGCCCGCGCGGCCGGCATCGGGCTCGGCGCCTGGACGGTGAACGACCCGGCGAGCATGAAGCGTCAGATCGACGCCGGCGTCGCCATCCTCATCACCGACCAGCCTGACGTCGCCAAGACCCTTCTCGGGCGATGA
- a CDS encoding glycerol-3-phosphate dehydrogenase/oxidase, producing MSRLNGIDTATFDAVVIGGGMAGAGVARDLVLRGASVALLEKGDFASGTSSKSSKLIHGGLRYLELFDFRLVRESLREKKTLERLAPHLVRPLPFLVPVYRGSKRGLITVRIGMWLYDLLTPGRKRERFRVVRAVDALALEPSIQARDLRGAGYYFDDLLLFPERLCLENALSAARHGARVHNYCEVEEVTRGSGGIDGVRVRDLLTGRVHAVRAPVIVNCAGPWVDRLRELAGVSEAGRSILRTTKGIHCMLPRMTDRAVYLSTGDDRMIFVIPWREFSMVGTTDTDFDGDPDRLWATREEVEYLLDAVRPALPDPRVAFDQVVYTWAGVRPLAFEEGASASKVSRDHKVVVEGPEGRFLSITGTKLTCFRSLAEEVGDRVMRSLGRRAPSRTAGLTLDGLDDEAGKVEARAWLDVSEEIAATGLSRETLQILVETYGRGYPRVLELAKKLPDGTARLCPYNPEIVAQLHHAVAEEMAVSLQDFLLRRTAIGQSACLGLDCYETIGSRMGALLGWSPRRLDAELDAYRGCVDRSLRFRGP from the coding sequence GTGAGCCGGCTGAACGGGATCGATACCGCGACCTTCGACGCCGTCGTGATAGGCGGCGGGATGGCGGGCGCGGGCGTGGCGCGCGACCTGGTCCTTCGCGGCGCTTCGGTCGCCCTCCTCGAAAAGGGCGACTTCGCCTCCGGCACCTCCTCCAAGTCCTCTAAGCTCATCCACGGCGGCCTGCGCTACCTCGAGCTGTTCGACTTCAGGCTCGTCCGCGAATCTCTCCGCGAGAAGAAGACGCTCGAGCGTCTGGCGCCGCACCTCGTGCGCCCGCTGCCCTTCCTGGTCCCGGTCTACCGCGGCTCCAAGCGCGGGCTCATCACCGTTCGCATCGGCATGTGGCTCTACGACCTCCTGACGCCGGGCAGGAAGCGGGAGCGCTTCCGCGTGGTCCGGGCGGTGGACGCGCTCGCCCTCGAGCCGTCCATCCAGGCGCGGGACCTCCGCGGGGCCGGCTACTACTTCGACGACCTCCTGCTCTTCCCCGAGCGGCTCTGCCTCGAGAACGCGCTGTCCGCCGCCCGCCACGGCGCCCGCGTGCACAACTACTGCGAGGTGGAAGAGGTCACGCGCGGCTCCGGGGGCATCGACGGCGTGCGGGTGCGCGATCTCCTGACCGGCCGGGTGCACGCCGTGCGCGCCCCAGTCATCGTCAACTGCGCCGGGCCCTGGGTCGACCGCCTGCGGGAGCTGGCGGGCGTGAGCGAGGCGGGTCGATCCATCCTCCGGACGACCAAGGGCATCCACTGCATGCTGCCGCGCATGACGGACCGGGCCGTCTACCTCTCGACGGGCGACGACCGCATGATCTTCGTGATTCCGTGGCGCGAGTTCTCCATGGTCGGCACCACGGACACCGATTTTGACGGCGACCCGGACCGTCTCTGGGCCACGCGCGAGGAGGTCGAGTACCTGCTGGATGCCGTTCGCCCGGCGCTGCCCGACCCGCGCGTGGCCTTCGACCAGGTCGTCTATACGTGGGCCGGGGTGAGGCCGCTGGCCTTCGAGGAGGGCGCCTCCGCCTCCAAGGTCTCCCGCGACCACAAGGTCGTGGTCGAGGGACCGGAAGGCCGCTTCCTCTCCATCACGGGCACCAAGCTGACCTGCTTCAGGAGCCTGGCCGAGGAGGTCGGGGATCGCGTGATGAGGTCGCTCGGCCGCCGGGCGCCCTCGCGGACGGCCGGGCTCACGCTCGACGGGCTCGACGACGAAGCCGGCAAGGTCGAGGCGCGGGCGTGGCTGGACGTGTCCGAGGAGATCGCCGCGACGGGGCTGTCGCGCGAAACCCTCCAGATCCTCGTCGAGACCTACGGCCGCGGCTACCCGCGCGTGCTCGAGCTGGCGAAGAAGCTTCCCGATGGCACCGCGCGGCTGTGCCCCTACAACCCCGAGATCGTGGCCCAGCTGCACCATGCGGTGGCCGAGGAGATGGCCGTCTCGCTCCAGGACTTCCTCCTCCGGCGCACCGCCATCGGCCAGAGCGCCTGCCTCGGCCTCGACTGCTACGAGACGATCGGCTCGCGCATGGGCGCGCTCCTCGGCTGGTCCCCCCGCCGGCTCGACGCCGAGCTCGACGCCTACCGCGGCTGCGTGGACCGGAGCCTGAGGTTCCGAGGCCCCTGA
- a CDS encoding HAD-IIA family hydrolase yields MAIRFPYRGWLFDLDGTIYLGEALIPGAAEAIAALRADGRRVGFLSNKPLQTREDYAAKLSRLGVPASADDVINSSLVLARHLRALDPGAPVFVIGEPPMLAEMRAHGFEVRDDPRVRWVVIAFDRTFTYAKLNTALQAVKQGARLIATNPDRTCPVEGGEIPDCAGMIAAVEAVTDRKVEAIVGKPSPIILEVALQALGCPASDSVIVGDRIETDMVMGKRMGLATILVLSGVTRPDDPRIAALAPDHVLRSVRELIA; encoded by the coding sequence TTGGCGATCAGGTTTCCGTACCGCGGCTGGCTCTTCGACCTCGACGGCACCATCTACCTCGGCGAGGCGCTGATCCCCGGCGCGGCAGAGGCCATCGCCGCGCTGCGCGCCGACGGCAGGCGCGTGGGTTTTCTCTCGAACAAGCCGCTCCAGACCCGCGAGGACTACGCCGCCAAGCTCAGCCGCCTGGGGGTGCCGGCCTCGGCCGACGACGTGATCAACTCGTCGCTCGTCCTCGCGCGCCACCTCCGCGCCCTCGACCCCGGCGCGCCGGTTTTCGTCATCGGTGAGCCGCCGATGCTGGCGGAGATGCGCGCGCACGGCTTCGAGGTGCGCGACGACCCACGCGTGCGGTGGGTGGTGATCGCCTTCGACCGGACCTTCACGTACGCCAAGCTCAACACGGCGCTCCAGGCCGTGAAGCAGGGCGCGCGGCTCATCGCGACCAACCCGGACCGCACCTGCCCGGTCGAGGGCGGCGAGATCCCCGACTGCGCCGGCATGATCGCGGCCGTCGAAGCTGTCACCGACCGCAAAGTCGAGGCCATCGTGGGCAAGCCCTCGCCCATCATCCTCGAGGTCGCGCTCCAGGCCCTCGGCTGCCCCGCATCGGACTCCGTCATCGTCGGCGACCGCATCGAGACCGACATGGTCATGGGCAAGCGGATGGGACTCGCGACCATCCTCGTGCTCTCCGGCGTCACGCGCCCCGACGACCCGCGAATCGCCGCGCTCGCTCCCGACCACGTGCTACGATCGGTCCGGGAGCTGATCGCGTGA
- the glpK gene encoding glycerol kinase GlpK, whose protein sequence is MTARRFVLALDQGTTGSRALVVDPDGAVRGSGYVLLPQYYPKPGWVEHDAEEIWQTTTQAIGQALAAARVAVADIAAIGITNQRETSVLWERASGRPVHRAIVWQCRRTAPFCERLKSEGHEAEFRRKTGLMLDPYFSGTKIRWLLDEVPGARQRAERGELCFGTVDSWLLWRLTGGAVHATDPSNASRTLCYDIRALRWDEALCEALGVPAALLPEVKPSAGIFGETAAGILPAGIPVTGIAGDQQSALFGQCCFEPGMAKNTYGTGCFLLLNTGDKPVASERGLLTTVAWQLDGAVTYALEGSVFIGGAVVQWLRDGLGIIGSAAETEGLAASVPDTGGVYLVPAFTGLGAPYWDPYARGVLVGLTRGTTKAHIARAALEAIAYQNRDVLDAMTLEAGAPLQALRVDGGAAANNFLCQFQADVLNVEVLRPAVTETTGMGAAFLAGVGAGLWKTGDLASRWRLERRFTPSAVTSSREAGYAGWRRAVERARGWAEP, encoded by the coding sequence ATGACGGCGCGCCGGTTCGTCCTGGCGCTGGACCAGGGCACGACGGGCTCCCGCGCGCTCGTCGTGGACCCCGACGGTGCGGTCCGGGGGAGCGGTTACGTCCTCCTGCCGCAGTACTACCCCAAGCCGGGCTGGGTCGAGCACGACGCCGAGGAGATCTGGCAGACCACGACTCAGGCCATCGGCCAGGCCCTCGCCGCGGCGCGCGTCGCGGTCGCGGACATCGCGGCCATCGGTATCACCAACCAGCGCGAGACTTCAGTGCTGTGGGAGCGCGCCTCGGGCCGCCCCGTGCACCGCGCTATCGTGTGGCAGTGCCGCCGGACGGCGCCCTTCTGCGAGCGCCTCAAGTCCGAAGGGCACGAGGCCGAGTTCAGGCGCAAGACCGGCCTCATGCTCGACCCGTACTTCTCCGGCACCAAGATCCGCTGGCTGCTCGACGAGGTGCCGGGGGCGCGGCAGCGCGCCGAGCGCGGCGAGCTCTGCTTCGGCACCGTGGACTCGTGGCTCCTCTGGCGGCTCACCGGCGGCGCCGTGCACGCCACGGACCCGTCCAACGCCTCGCGGACGCTCTGCTACGACATCCGCGCGCTCCGCTGGGACGAGGCGCTGTGCGAGGCGCTCGGCGTGCCGGCGGCGCTCCTGCCGGAGGTCAAGCCGTCCGCCGGCATTTTCGGCGAGACGGCCGCGGGCATCCTGCCCGCCGGGATCCCGGTGACGGGGATCGCCGGGGACCAGCAATCGGCGCTCTTCGGCCAGTGCTGTTTCGAGCCCGGCATGGCCAAGAACACCTACGGCACCGGCTGCTTTCTTCTGTTGAACACGGGCGACAAACCGGTCGCGTCCGAGCGCGGCCTCCTGACCACCGTCGCCTGGCAGCTCGACGGCGCGGTGACCTACGCGCTCGAGGGCAGCGTGTTCATCGGCGGCGCCGTGGTCCAGTGGCTCCGCGACGGCCTGGGCATCATCGGGAGCGCGGCCGAGACCGAGGGCCTGGCCGCGTCGGTGCCCGACACGGGCGGCGTCTACCTCGTTCCGGCCTTCACGGGCCTGGGCGCGCCCTACTGGGACCCGTACGCGCGCGGCGTGCTTGTCGGGCTCACCCGCGGGACCACCAAGGCGCATATCGCGCGCGCCGCGCTCGAGGCGATCGCCTACCAGAACCGCGACGTGCTCGACGCCATGACGCTCGAGGCGGGCGCGCCGCTCCAGGCGCTGCGCGTGGACGGCGGCGCCGCGGCCAACAACTTTCTCTGCCAGTTCCAGGCCGACGTGCTAAACGTCGAGGTGCTCCGCCCCGCCGTCACCGAGACGACGGGGATGGGTGCCGCGTTCCTCGCCGGGGTGGGCGCCGGGCTGTGGAAGACGGGCGACCTGGCGAGCCGCTGGCGCCTCGAGCGCCGCTTCACGCCGTCGGCGGTCACTTCGTCTCGCGAGGCGGGCTATGCCGGCTGGCGCCGGGCAGTCGAGCGCGCCCGGGGCTGGGCGGAGCCGTAA
- the ugpE gene encoding sn-glycerol-3-phosphate ABC transporter permease UgpE: protein MVHALLVACIAVVVFPLYYAFVISTQDIQEVVQRPPRLYPSLHLLENYAEAWRKAHMGRMLFNSFVMGVTVAVGKIVISILSAFAIVYFDFRGRMLCFWMIFLTLMLPVPVRIMSTYEVVGTLGWINTYQGLTIPLMASATATFLFRQFYMTIPNELAEAAQLDGAGPMRFLFQFLLPLSWANIAALFVVLFIFGWNQYLWPLLITNSEAMRTVVIGLEGLIPRSGTELPTWNLIMAGAMMALLPPVAVIIFMQRWFVKGLVESEK from the coding sequence ATCGTCCACGCGCTGCTCGTCGCCTGCATCGCCGTGGTCGTCTTCCCGCTCTACTACGCGTTCGTGATCTCGACCCAGGATATCCAGGAGGTCGTCCAGCGGCCGCCACGGCTCTACCCGTCTTTGCACCTCCTCGAGAACTACGCGGAGGCCTGGCGCAAGGCCCACATGGGCCGGATGCTCTTCAACAGCTTCGTCATGGGGGTGACGGTCGCGGTGGGCAAGATCGTCATCTCCATCCTGTCGGCCTTCGCCATCGTCTACTTCGACTTCCGCGGGCGCATGCTCTGCTTCTGGATGATCTTCCTCACGCTCATGCTCCCCGTGCCCGTCCGCATCATGTCCACCTACGAGGTCGTCGGCACCCTCGGCTGGATCAACACCTACCAAGGGCTGACCATCCCGCTGATGGCCTCGGCGACCGCGACCTTCCTCTTCCGGCAGTTCTACATGACGATCCCGAACGAGCTCGCCGAAGCCGCGCAGCTCGACGGCGCGGGGCCCATGCGCTTCCTCTTCCAGTTCCTCCTGCCGCTGTCGTGGGCGAACATCGCCGCGCTGTTCGTCGTCCTCTTCATCTTCGGCTGGAACCAGTACCTCTGGCCTCTCCTGATCACCAACAGCGAGGCGATGCGCACCGTGGTCATCGGGCTCGAGGGGCTGATCCCGCGGAGCGGCACGGAGCTGCCGACGTGGAACCTCATCATGGCCGGTGCTATGATGGCGCTCCTGCCGCCGGTGGCCGTCATCATCTTCATGCAGCGCTGGTTCGTGAAGGGCCTCGTCGAGAGCGAGAAATAG